A stretch of DNA from Candidatus Eisenbacteria bacterium:
AGGTCCCGCCGACACGGGGGAAGTAGATCGCGGCGGCCTCGGCGATCTCGCTCGCCGGCGTTATCGGATAGCCGTAATAGGCGCGGCAGCCGGCCAGCAGGGCGCCCTTGATGATCGCTTCGTTTCCCTTGAGCAGAAACCTGGCCATACCCCCCTCCCTACTTCCCGGCCGGGAGCTTGAAGACGGCGATCGCGCCCGGCTCCGGACAGGTGTAGAAGCAGATCCCGCATCCCGTGCACCCGTCCCCGCGGTATTGCGACGGGTGGTATCCCATTCGGTTCAATCCCTCCGAGAGAACGAGGACCTTCTGCGGGCATTCCGCGACGCAGTAGCCGCATCCCTTGCACTCGTCCTCGCGGATCTCGACGCGGCCCTGCGGTTTCGCTCTCTCCTTCTTGACCTGTTCCATCGCTTACCTCCGCATGGGATGTAGAGATGATCCTCTATGCCCCGGACCCGAGTCCACTCGCATTCGTCTTGCTCTCCTCGATCCGCCGGGCGAGCCATCCAAGCCAGCGATCGATCCCGGCCCCCGAAGCGCAGGAGATCTCCATGCGCTCGGCCGCCGGGTTCAACCTGGCGACCGCCGCCCAGAACGCCTCCTTGTCGAAGGCCAGGTGGGGCAACAGATCGACTTTGTTGAGGATGACGACCTCGGCCTTCTCGAACATGAACGGGTACTTTTCGGGCTTGTCCTCCCCCTCAGGGGAGCTGGCCATGACCGCGCGCGCCGACTCGCCCAGATCGAAGCCGCTCGGGCAGACCAGGTTGCCGACGTTCTCGATGACGATCGCATCGAGGTCCCTCAGGTCCACCCCCTCCAGCGCGGAGACGATCATCCTCGACTCGAGGTGGCAGGTGCCGTTGGTGACGATCTGGACGGCGCGTCCGCCGGCAGCCGCGATCCTCTGCGCGTCGCGCGCGGTCCGCAAGTCCCCCTCGATCACCAGGCAGCGCCGCCCGACGCCGAGCCCCTGGAGCGTCCTTTCTAGAAGCGTCGTCTTCCCCGCGCCGGGCCCGGACAGGAGGTTGAGGGCGAAGAGACCCGCCTCCTTGAATCTCTGCCGCAGGCCGCATGCGATCTCGTCGTTCTTCTGAACGACATTGCGGACCAGGTCGAGCACACGAATCTCCTGAGAAGGACTCATGGGGACTGATCCTCCACGAGGGCGCCCTCCATCACGTCCAGGACGATCCGCCTGACCTCGATCTCCCGGCCCTCGATCAAACTGAATCTCGCCGGACCGCAGGCGGGACACTGCCCTTCCCCGTGGCCTAGCGTGAAGGAGCCTCCGCACCCATCGCAGAGCGCCCGCGCCGGCGTGACCTCGATCTGCAATGCGGTCTCCCGCAACGTCTCGTCGCCGCGAGCCACCTCCCACGCGAAAGAGAGCGCCTCGGGCTCTACGCAGCTCAGGCTCCCGATTCGCACCGTGACGGACGGGACGCGGCCCACAGCCGCCCCGCGACAGTGCCGCGCGACCTCCTGTTCCACGATCTCGCGGATCGAGATGGCGAGAGAGAGCTCGTGCATCAACTTTCCCTCGGCGGGGGCTCCACCCCCCGCGGTCTGGGTCTCACGATTCGACGCAGGTTCTGTCTGACGACACGAACCATCTCCGCCGTGCCGGCCCGGTCGCCGTAGTAGAGCACGCCCGCCTGGCGGGCTTCCCGTTCCCACTCCTCCCGAGGGGAGAGAAAGGCGAAGACGACCGGGAGCGTGGGCCGGATCCTCTTGACAAGCTGGAGAAGCTGGTTGGCGGGCCGGTCGTTGAGCGCTCCGTCCAGGACGACGACCTGCACGCGAGGATCCTCGACCGCCTCGAGACACTCGCGCGCGGTGTTCGCCAGGAGCCAGGCATGCTCCAGTTCGGGAGCGTCCTTGCGCAGGCCCACCCAGAAGCTCGGATCCTCCGTGACCACGACGACTCGCTCGCGGGGTCCGGGCGTCCGGGCTTGCAGATGTAGAAAGGCCGGCGTCTGCTTCAGCATCGCGATCTCCGGGGCGCTCTTGGCCAGCGCCAGCCTACTGCAAGCAGGGTGCCACCCAGACGGGCTCCACGACGAATCAACACACTGCAGATCAACAAGTTGGACTCTTTCTTGGATGCCCGCGGCGGATTGCCTGCAGCGGTCGATCAGGATTGGATCGAAACGCTACACAGTGTCTCGTATCGAAGCATAGTCATACCGCATGGAGCCCGCAAGGAGCGACGCATCAGCAGATCCTCGGCAGCTGCTCGCCCGAGAGAAGGTCGAGAACACGACGGCCGCCGCCGCGCGTGCGCAGGGTCAGACGACCGGGAGGATCGGCCAACACCTCGCCAATCGACTCGGAGCCCAGCCCGAGCCTGTGCTCCCGCAGTCTCACGAGCGCCGCATCGGCATGCTCGGCGGCCACGGCGATGAGCACCCTTCCCTCGCACGCCACGTAGAGCGGGTCGATCCCGAGGATCTCCGCGAGCGCCGCCACGCTCGGCCGGATCGGGATCTCGGTCTCCACGAGCTCGATTCCGAAGGGACGTCCGGCGACCAGCTCGTTCAAAGTCGTCGCGACCCCGCCGCGCGTCGGATCGCGCATCCATCGAATCCCCCGCGAACCCTCCAAGAGATGTTCGATGACGGGCCAGAGGGGAGCGCAGTCGCTCTCGATCGGAGTGTCGAAGCGGAGATCGTTGCGCGCCGAGAGGACCGCCATCCCATGATCCGCGATCGGTCCGCTGACGAGGATCCGGTCTCCCGGCCGAACCGCGCCGGCTCCTTCGGGGAGGGGGCCGTCCAGGAGCCCTACTCCCGCCGTGTTCACGAAGACCTGATCGAGACCTCCCCTCTCGACCACCTTGGTGTCGCCCGTCACGATCGCGACGCCGACCTCGTCGCAGACTCCCCGCATCGAGAGCACCAAGCGCTCGAGACGCTCGATCGAGAGGCCTTCCTCCAGGAGAAAGCCTGCCGACAGGGCGATCGGGCGGGCGCCCATGACCGCGAGATCATTGACAGTCCCGCAGACTGCGAGCTTTCCGAGATCTCCTCCGGGGAAAAAGACTGGAGAAACGACGAAGGAGTCGGTCGTGAAGGCGATGCGCGAGGCGCCCACGGCCAGACATGCGGCGTCTTCGAGCGGAGAGAGCGCGGGGTTGTCGAGAAGCCTGACGAAGAGGCTGCGCACCAGCTCGTGCGTCAAGCGTCCGCCGCTGCCGTGAGCCAGGAGGATCTCGGGGGGGCGCGAAGGATGCATCGCGAACACCACCTACGCCTGGCGCCCGTATCTGAAGTAGGCCGCGCAGGTCCCTTCCGTGGAGACCATGCAGGGGCCGACCGGGGTCTCGGGGGTGCAGCCGCTTCCGAAGAGGCCGCATTCGGTCGGGAGGATGGTCCCGCAGAGGACCTCGCCGCACCGGCATGCCGCGTCATCGCGCGCGCTCGCGGCGAGTCGCGCGATCTCGTCGTCCCCGAGAAGAAGAGCCGCATCGCGGTGTCGGAGCGAGGGGCGAAGGGCCAGTCCGCTCGCCGGCATCCTTCCAAGACCCCTCCACTCCGTGTCCACGGTTTCGAAGATCGAGTCGAGCGCTGAGAGAGCGGCACGGTTTCCGTGGCTCTTGACGAACCGGCCGTACAGATTGGCGATCGCCGGCCTGCCCGTTCTCCTGGCATCGAGCAGCGAGAGCACGCCCTTGAGGAGGTCGACCGGCTCGAATCCGCAGATCGCCCCCGGGACTCCGAACTCCTCGGAAACGAAGCGGTAGGACTCCGAGCCGATGATCACGCTCACGTGCCCGGGCAGGATGAAGCCGTCGATCCGGAGCTCCGGATGCGAGAGGAGCGCCCGCAACGCCGGGGGAACGAGCTTGTGGCCGACGAGGAGGCGCAGATTGGCGACGCCTTCCTTCTCCGCGAGGACGACGGTCTGGGCGATGGTGGGCGCCGTGGTCTCGAATCCGACCGCGAGGAAGACGAAGGTCGTCCGCGGCTCGCTTCGCGCGAGGGCAAGCGCATCCATCGCGGAGTAGACGATGTGGACGCGCCCTCCGCGCCCCTTCTCTCGCTCGATGCTCGTGGCCGAGCCGGGAACGCGGATCATGTCGCCGAAGGTCGCCAATGCGACGCCCGGCTCTCGCATCAACCGAAGGGCCAGATCGACGTAGCTCGTCGGCGTCACACAGACCGGGCATCCCGGTCCCGAGATGAGGCGGACCGACGCCGGGAGCATGCCCCGCACCCCGTGCCGGAAGAATGCGGTGGTGTGGGTGCCGCATACCTCCATCAACGCGACGGGAGGGAGATCGCGCGCGATCCTATCGATCTCGTTCCTGAGCGCGAGACAGGCCGCCGCGTCCGCGAGACGCGCCTCGTCGAGATCGAACATCAGGAGCCGCCGTCCGCGGAATCATCGAGCAGACTCTCCAGGAGACGGAGATCCTCCTCGGCTCGCTCCCTCTGGAGCTTCTCGATGACGAACCCGGCGTGGACCAGGACGTAGTCGCCGATCTCGATGTCGGGAACGAACCCGAGATGGACCTCTCTCCGCACGCCTCTCAGGTCGACGATCCCGAACTCCCCCGACCTCTCGATCAGACGCATCGGAACAGCAAGACACATCCTCCATGACCTCCGTTCTCTTACCCTGGAGTCTATCAGCAGCCTGAGCGAAGCTCCCAGGCAACAGCCGCGAGCTGGCCGTACGAGATGCCGCCGTCGTTGGCAGGCACCTCGAGCGGCAAGAGCGCCTCCAGCCCGAGGGACGAGAGCCGATCGACCGCCATCCCCAGAAGGAGCTGGTTCTGGAACACTCCTCCTCCGAGGGCGACGGTCCGGATCCCGTCCTCCCCGGCGAGCCTTTCGGCCCCGCGCGCGATCGCCTCCGCCATCGTGAGGTGGAAGCGATAGGCGAGATCGGGCTCATTCTCCCCTCGCCGCAGCCCCTCGAGGAGGGCCCGGATCCCCTCATCGAGGCTCACCCGGAAGCGCATCGGCCAGGGGGCCTCCCCCTCCCCCGCGCGGGCCGGGGCGGAGAGGATCCGGACAGGCCACGGTCCCGAGCCTGAGGCGTCCGTTGCGGCCTTCTCGGCCATCATCTCCAGCTCCATGGGGACTTGCCCCTCGTACATGTTGCGGGCCTTGCGCAACAGGAGCGCCCCGACGGCATCGAAGTAGCGCCCGGCTCCGCTCGACCAGGGGCAGTTCAAGCGGCGCGCGATCATCCGCGACACGAGCTCCGCAGCGGGACCGGAGATGCGCCCGTCGATCTCCAGGATCCGCTCCATCGGATCCCCGCCGGGGTCCAGATGGTGCAGCAGAGACTGCGCGATCCGCCATGGCTCCCTGATCGCGGCCTCGCCGCCCGGCAGCAGCAGCGGCTCCAGGGAACCCGCCCTCTCGAACCGCCCCTCCCTGAAGACAAAGAACTCGCCGCCCCACAGAGTGCCGTCTCGGCCGTAGCCGGTGCCGTCGAAGGAGACCCCTACGACGGGATGGTCGCGGGCGTGCTCGCTCAGGACGGCGGCGATGTGCGCCTCGTGGTGCTGGACCCCGATCTTGCGCTCCGCCGGAAACTCGAGGGCGTAGCGCGTCGACAGGTAGTCGGGATGGAGGTCGTGGCCGACGATGGCCGGGTCCTGGCCGAAGAGCCTGCAATAGTGGACGACTCCCTCTTCGAGCGACCTGTAGGTCTCGAGATTCTCGAGGTCGCCGATGTGGTGGCTCAGGAGCGCCTCTCCGTCCGATCCGAGGGCGAACGTGTTCTTGAGCATTCCCCCGACGGCCAGGACGGAGGCGGGCAAGGGAGGAAAGAGGGGCAGGGCTCGCGGCACGAACCCCCTCGACCGCCGCAGGACCTGCAGGCGGTCGCGAAAGACCCGGACGACCGAATCGTCGCATCGCACGTGAATCGGTCGGTCGTGAAGCAGGAAGTAGTCGGCGATGTCCGAGAGCCTCTCCCGCGACTCCTGATCCCTGTAGACGATCGGCTCGTCGCTCCTGTTGCCGCTCGTCATCACGAGCGCCCTGGGGCAGGGCTCATCGCCCGGCAGGGAGCTGAAGAGGATGTGGTGCAGGGGCGCATAGGGAAGCATGAAGCCGAGGGTTCGCTGCCGGGGGGCGATCCCCTCGGGAAGAAGACAATCGGCGCGCTTCCTCAGGATCACGATCGGCCGTTCCACCGAGCTGAGGAGCTTCTCCTCGTCCTGCCCGACGAAACAGTGCCGGCGGATCTCCTCGAGATCGGCCGCCATGAGCGCGAAGGGCTTCTCTTCCCGGTACTTCCTTCCGCGAAGCGTGTGAACGGCGACCTCGTTGCGCGCGTCGCACGCCAGGTGGACTCCACCGATCCCCTTGATGGCGACGACGTGACCGGCAGTGAGCAATCGCCTCGTCTCGGCGATCGGATCGCGCACCGGCAGGCGGATCCCTGTCGCGTCCTCGAGCCGGAGCCGCGGGCCGCAGTCCGGGCAGGCGTTGGGCTGGGCGTGGAAGCGTCGGTTCGATGGATCTTCGTACTCGATCCGGCAGCGCTCGCACAACGCGAACTCCGCCATCGTGGTTCTCGACCTGTCGTAGGGGATGTCCTTGACGATCGTCAGTCTCGGGCCGCAGTGTGTGCAGTTCGTGAACGGGTACTGGTGGCGTCTGTCGCGGGGATCCATGATCTCGGCGAGACACTCGGGGCATGTGGCGGCGTCGGGGGAGACGGGAACCCGTCTCTTCCTCGCGCGCGGGCTCTCGCGGATCTCGAATCCCTCGTGGCCGGCCGCCGGGAGGCGCGTCACCTTGATCGAGGCGATTCTCGAGAGGGGAGGCGCATCCCGCCTGATCTCCTCCTCCAGGCCCGCCAGCGCCCGAGAGTCGCCCTCGACCTCCAGCAACACTCCCTGATCGTCGTTCAGGACGAAGCCGTCGAGCCCGCGGGCGCCCGCGAGGCTGTAGAGGAAGGGACGAAAGCCGACACCTTGGACGATGCCGGTGATCCGAAGGACGAGGCGTCTTCGCATGGCTCGGCAGACCCCGCTGCGGCCTCACACCCTCCCGGCGAGGAGCTCTCGGACTCGCGCCAAGGCCACCTCGATCGCCGCGCTCCCGAGTGGCGAGAGCGCGTCTGACCAGGCTATCGCGGCGGGCACGAATCCGACAACGTCGATCTCCGGGAGCTGGATCCTGAGACTCGCCGCGAGGCGCAACAGCCCGCCTAGCGACGTCTCGTGAAGGGAGAAGCGGGGATCGGGGTTCTCGAGCTCCACCGTGTTCAGCCGGAACACCACCACATCACCTGGAGCGGGCGCTCTCGGGCGATCGCCCTCGCTCGCCGCTCCCCCCACAGCTCTCGAACCCCTGTCCCCGAAACCGGCCTCCGCGCTCACAGGCGCGCTGTCTCGCCCCACCCGGATCGCGTCGATGAGCACGACGCGCCCGTACCCCGCCATGCGGTCCAGAAGGTCGACGCCACCCGTCCCGCCATCCTCGAGATCCACCCCGTCCGGGAGGCCCTCGTCTCGAAGGCGCCGCACGGCATGGATCCCGAACCCCTCGTCGCCCAGAAGGAGGTTCCCGATCCCGAGGACGAGGGTCTTCGACGAGCGCGCGCCGTCGTCCCGAGTCCGGTCAACCACGAGCGGACCGCTCCCCTAGACGAATCGAACCTCCAGGAAGTGCGTCGCGCAGGAGATGCAAGGATCGTAGGCGCGCACCAGCATCTCGAGGCCGCGCTGTATCTCCTGGGGCTCCCTGCCGGCCATCTGGCCGACCAGGGTATGCATGTCGGCTTCGATGTTCGCGAGGTTCTGCCCCGTGGGGATGATGCAGTTGGCCTTCGTGATCCTTCCATCGGCGTCGAGCGTGTAGTCGTGGAAGAGAACGCCGCGGGGAACCTCGCTCGCGCCGGCCCCGCGCCCGTACTTCGTCGGCTGCTTCATCCTGTGGACGTAACCCTTGCGCGCGAGCAACTCGTCGCACATCTCGATCGCGTTCTCGTAGCAGTGCAGGACCTCGATCAGCTGGGCCGTGTTGTTGTGGAACGGATTCGTCAGAGGCGGCTTGAGACCCAGCGCCTTGAGGACTCCCTTCGCCCAGGGTCGCAGCATCTCGTGGTTGATGTTGAGTCTGGCGCGCGCTCCGACGGCGTAGCTCTCGGCCTGGGCCTTGACATGCTTGGCAGCCGAGTGGGATACGACACGCTCGCTGATCCGATCGAGGTAGGTCTGCGGAGGGGTGACCTTGCCGAGGCTCGACGCGATGTCCCCCGTGTAGAACGCGTACTCGCCGGGCGCCTTCAGGGCGACATACTCGGTCTTCCGTTCCAGCTCCGGCATCTTGAGCGTCTTGAAGAGCTCCACGGTGGCCTCGAGGTCCGGCCTGGCGTCCTCGAGGATCTTCCTCACCCTGAGGATCTCCTCCGGCAGGGGCCACCTCGCGAATCCCCCCGGCAACACTCCGATCGGGTGGATCTTGCGGCCGGCGAGGATCTCGCAGATCTCGTTTCCTAGCTTCTTCAGGCGAAGGGCCCGCTTGACCACCTCGGGATGCGTCCCCGCGAGCGGGATCACGCTGCCGACGTTGAAGAAGTCGGGCGCGACGAGGAAGTAGAGGTGCAGGATGTGGCTCTGGATCGTCTCTCCATCGATGAGAAGCTTGCGCAGGAGCTTGGTCTCCTCGTCCGGGACGATCCCCAGCGCGTCCTCGGAGGCCAGGATCGAGGCCATGGTGTGCCCGATCGCGCAGATCCCGCAGATCCTGGCGGTGATCGACGCGGCCTCGTCCCACTTCCGTCCCTCGAGCATGACCTCGAAGAATCGGGGCGCCTCGACGATCTCCAGCCGAAGATCCTCGATGCGGCCGTCCCTCACGTTGACGACCACGTTGCCGTGCCCCTCGACGCGCGTGATGTGATGGACGTTGATCTCGTAACCCTTCATGATCGCCTCCCGGGCCTCTCCGGTCTTCCCCTAGCTCAGGTAGTAGGGACTCAGATCCACTGGGGTCAGGCTGTTGAATTGGGTCAGCCGATCCTCGACCTCGGCGCGCGACAGCCCCTTCGACTTCAAGATCTCGACCATCGACGCGATGTTCGGGTGGCTGAGGAAGCCGCGACATGCGACGCACGCCTCCCCGAAGGCCGGGCAGATCGCGCCGCAGCCCGAACGCACGATCGGGCCGATGCAGCATATCCCCTTGTCGTAGAGGCAGACATTGACCCGCTGCTTGCACTCCGTGCAGAGCGCGTGCTCGGACGGAAGCGGGATCTGGCCGAGGAGAAGGGACTTGGTGACGCGCACCAGCTCGATCTTGTCTATCGGGCAGCCGTGCATCTCGTAGTCCACCGGCACCACGTCGCGCACGCGGCGCGTCGGCTCGCTCGGGAAGTGGCGGGCGCCGTCCCCGTAGACCTTCTGCTTCGTGGTCGCCAGATCGTGCCTGTTC
This window harbors:
- a CDS encoding ferredoxin family protein, which produces MEQVKKERAKPQGRVEIREDECKGCGYCVAECPQKVLVLSEGLNRMGYHPSQYRGDGCTGCGICFYTCPEPGAIAVFKLPAGK
- the hypB gene encoding hydrogenase nickel incorporation protein HypB; amino-acid sequence: MSPSQEIRVLDLVRNVVQKNDEIACGLRQRFKEAGLFALNLLSGPGAGKTTLLERTLQGLGVGRRCLVIEGDLRTARDAQRIAAAGGRAVQIVTNGTCHLESRMIVSALEGVDLRDLDAIVIENVGNLVCPSGFDLGESARAVMASSPEGEDKPEKYPFMFEKAEVVILNKVDLLPHLAFDKEAFWAAVARLNPAAERMEISCASGAGIDRWLGWLARRIEESKTNASGLGSGA
- a CDS encoding hydrogenase maturation nickel metallochaperone HypA, whose protein sequence is MHELSLAISIREIVEQEVARHCRGAAVGRVPSVTVRIGSLSCVEPEALSFAWEVARGDETLRETALQIEVTPARALCDGCGGSFTLGHGEGQCPACGPARFSLIEGREIEVRRIVLDVMEGALVEDQSP
- a CDS encoding response regulator transcription factor encodes the protein MLKQTPAFLHLQARTPGPRERVVVVTEDPSFWVGLRKDAPELEHAWLLANTARECLEAVEDPRVQVVVLDGALNDRPANQLLQLVKRIRPTLPVVFAFLSPREEWEREARQAGVLYYGDRAGTAEMVRVVRQNLRRIVRPRPRGVEPPPRES
- the hypE gene encoding hydrogenase expression/formation protein HypE, which encodes MHPSRPPEILLAHGSGGRLTHELVRSLFVRLLDNPALSPLEDAACLAVGASRIAFTTDSFVVSPVFFPGGDLGKLAVCGTVNDLAVMGARPIALSAGFLLEEGLSIERLERLVLSMRGVCDEVGVAIVTGDTKVVERGGLDQVFVNTAGVGLLDGPLPEGAGAVRPGDRILVSGPIADHGMAVLSARNDLRFDTPIESDCAPLWPVIEHLLEGSRGIRWMRDPTRGGVATTLNELVAGRPFGIELVETEIPIRPSVAALAEILGIDPLYVACEGRVLIAVAAEHADAALVRLREHRLGLGSESIGEVLADPPGRLTLRTRGGGRRVLDLLSGEQLPRIC
- the hypD gene encoding hydrogenase formation protein HypD yields the protein MFDLDEARLADAAACLALRNEIDRIARDLPPVALMEVCGTHTTAFFRHGVRGMLPASVRLISGPGCPVCVTPTSYVDLALRLMREPGVALATFGDMIRVPGSATSIEREKGRGGRVHIVYSAMDALALARSEPRTTFVFLAVGFETTAPTIAQTVVLAEKEGVANLRLLVGHKLVPPALRALLSHPELRIDGFILPGHVSVIIGSESYRFVSEEFGVPGAICGFEPVDLLKGVLSLLDARRTGRPAIANLYGRFVKSHGNRAALSALDSIFETVDTEWRGLGRMPASGLALRPSLRHRDAALLLGDDEIARLAASARDDAACRCGEVLCGTILPTECGLFGSGCTPETPVGPCMVSTEGTCAAYFRYGRQA
- a CDS encoding HypC/HybG/HupF family hydrogenase formation chaperone encodes the protein MCLAVPMRLIERSGEFGIVDLRGVRREVHLGFVPDIEIGDYVLVHAGFVIEKLQRERAEEDLRLLESLLDDSADGGS
- the hypF gene encoding carbamoyltransferase HypF; translated protein: MRRRLVLRITGIVQGVGFRPFLYSLAGARGLDGFVLNDDQGVLLEVEGDSRALAGLEEEIRRDAPPLSRIASIKVTRLPAAGHEGFEIRESPRARKRRVPVSPDAATCPECLAEIMDPRDRRHQYPFTNCTHCGPRLTIVKDIPYDRSRTTMAEFALCERCRIEYEDPSNRRFHAQPNACPDCGPRLRLEDATGIRLPVRDPIAETRRLLTAGHVVAIKGIGGVHLACDARNEVAVHTLRGRKYREEKPFALMAADLEEIRRHCFVGQDEEKLLSSVERPIVILRKRADCLLPEGIAPRQRTLGFMLPYAPLHHILFSSLPGDEPCPRALVMTSGNRSDEPIVYRDQESRERLSDIADYFLLHDRPIHVRCDDSVVRVFRDRLQVLRRSRGFVPRALPLFPPLPASVLAVGGMLKNTFALGSDGEALLSHHIGDLENLETYRSLEEGVVHYCRLFGQDPAIVGHDLHPDYLSTRYALEFPAERKIGVQHHEAHIAAVLSEHARDHPVVGVSFDGTGYGRDGTLWGGEFFVFREGRFERAGSLEPLLLPGGEAAIREPWRIAQSLLHHLDPGGDPMERILEIDGRISGPAAELVSRMIARRLNCPWSSGAGRYFDAVGALLLRKARNMYEGQVPMELEMMAEKAATDASGSGPWPVRILSAPARAGEGEAPWPMRFRVSLDEGIRALLEGLRRGENEPDLAYRFHLTMAEAIARGAERLAGEDGIRTVALGGGVFQNQLLLGMAVDRLSSLGLEALLPLEVPANDGGISYGQLAAVAWELRSGC
- a CDS encoding hydrogenase maturation protease, producing MVDRTRDDGARSSKTLVLGIGNLLLGDEGFGIHAVRRLRDEGLPDGVDLEDGGTGGVDLLDRMAGYGRVVLIDAIRVGRDSAPVSAEAGFGDRGSRAVGGAASEGDRPRAPAPGDVVVFRLNTVELENPDPRFSLHETSLGGLLRLAASLRIQLPEIDVVGFVPAAIAWSDALSPLGSAAIEVALARVRELLAGRV
- a CDS encoding Ni/Fe hydrogenase subunit alpha gives rise to the protein MKGYEINVHHITRVEGHGNVVVNVRDGRIEDLRLEIVEAPRFFEVMLEGRKWDEAASITARICGICAIGHTMASILASEDALGIVPDEETKLLRKLLIDGETIQSHILHLYFLVAPDFFNVGSVIPLAGTHPEVVKRALRLKKLGNEICEILAGRKIHPIGVLPGGFARWPLPEEILRVRKILEDARPDLEATVELFKTLKMPELERKTEYVALKAPGEYAFYTGDIASSLGKVTPPQTYLDRISERVVSHSAAKHVKAQAESYAVGARARLNINHEMLRPWAKGVLKALGLKPPLTNPFHNNTAQLIEVLHCYENAIEMCDELLARKGYVHRMKQPTKYGRGAGASEVPRGVLFHDYTLDADGRITKANCIIPTGQNLANIEADMHTLVGQMAGREPQEIQRGLEMLVRAYDPCISCATHFLEVRFV
- a CDS encoding NADH:ubiquinone oxidoreductase is translated as MPGRSRLLLQRGQEGEGGALMKPKLGVFSFTSCEGCQLTILNLEDQMLDLLGAVEIVNFREAIDDRRNDYDVAFVEGSITTPEEVEEVQAIRGRAKILVAIGACATIGGINALKNRHDLATTKQKVYGDGARHFPSEPTRRVRDVVPVDYEMHGCPIDKIELVRVTKSLLLGQIPLPSEHALCTECKQRVNVCLYDKGICCIGPIVRSGCGAICPAFGEACVACRGFLSHPNIASMVEILKSKGLSRAEVEDRLTQFNSLTPVDLSPYYLS